Part of the Deinococcus radiopugnans ATCC 19172 genome, CAGTTGGGCATGGTCCTTGTGGACGGGTGTGCCATCTCCTGCGGTGAACGTGAAGTGGGCCGAGGGAACGTTCTGGGCGGTCTGGGCCATGCTGGCGCAGGCACTCAGGCTGACGCCAAGGATGAGCAGGGTGCGGTGAATGGCTGTTTTCATGGAGGGCTCCTTGGATGTCCGGCAGCGCAGGCCGTAATGACTCAGATGTGGCCTGTGCGGCCCGCGCCATTCCATCACGCGGCCTCCGAGGTCACTGGCGGTACTTCGTAAGGAAGGTGTTCTCGCCGCTGTTGCCGACATACAACTCGTTGGCGCCGATCTGTCCGGCCACATACACGCTGCCCGTCCGGTCGACGGTGATGATGGTCTGGTACGGCGCCCCAACGATGCCAGGCAACTGCGGCTGCGTCCACAGCAGCGTGCCGGCCTGGTCAAGTTTGTGCTGCGTGGACCCGTACGCGCGGTAGTCGTTGTTGACGGTGACGTACACCTGTTCCTGATGATCCAGGGCGAGATCGCCGGCATAATCACCTCGCGAGGTCGAGATGGCGTGCTGCCGGACCCAGAGCCGGGTGCCGGCCGGATCGAACTTGGCAAGGAAGGCGCCGCCCGGCTGGTCCCCCTCGAGGGTTCCAGAAGTGGTGCCCAGCACGTAGGCGTTGCCGGCACCGTCCGTGACGACGCCCGTGGCCCGGTCGCTCGCCATGGTGCTGAGTTCCCCCTCACGCTGCCAGGCCACGCTCCCCAACGGAGTCAGCTTGACCAGGAACGCGTCGTAGTAGCGCGCGTAGTCCACAAATCGGTGGCCGGTCAGCAGGACGTTGCCGGCGCGGTCCACCGCCACCCCCCGCACCTCGTCGTCGGTCCCTGAAGTGACGCCCTGCACCGCCCACAGCCGGTGTCCATTCGAATCCAGTTTCGCCGCGAAGACGCCCCCGCCGCCTCCCAGGTCCGTTCCGAGTCCACTGCCGCTGATTCCCGCCACCACGACGTTGCCCTGCGCGTCGACCGCCATCGCCCGGCCCCCGTCGTAGGACTCGGTGCTGATGGCCTGCTGCTGCACCCACAGCCGGGTCCCGGCCGCATTAAATTTCACGACGTACGTGTCGCCCCATGGATCCTGACCGGTCCCCTCCATCACGCCGCTGGTCTGGCCCGACGCATACACGTTCCCCGCCGCGTCGACCGCAACGCTGTTCAGGTGGTCATAGTTGTCGCTGCTGACCGCCTGTTGCCGCACCCACTGCAGCGCGCCCTGCGCATCAACCTTGGCCAGAAACGCGTCGAGTTCTCCCTGGGGCGTGCCCTCCAGGCTCCCCTGAGTGACGCCCACCAGGTACACGTTGTTCTGGGCGTCGGTCGTCATGTCCAGGACCTGATCGTAGGCGAGACTGCTCAGGCCCGCGACGCGCGTCCATTCGGCCTTCAGGGGGGTCACGGTCAGCGTGACGCTCGCCCGCTGCGTCGGATTGGCCACGCTGGTCGCGCTCAGCGTGTAGGGGCCAGCCACGTCGGGGGCCGTCCAGGTGGCCTGGGTGTCCCCGGCCTGCAGCGTGCCGCCGCTCGCTGTCCACGTCACGGCGTTGCTGGCGGCGCCCTCCACCGTGGCCGTGAAGGTAGACGCGCTGCCCCGGCCCACCAGGGCCGCCCCCCGGCCCATCAGGGCTGCGTCGCGGCTCAGCGTCACCCGGACCGGCCGGGCCCCGTAGGTCACGCCCACCTGGGTGACGCTGCCCGCCTCGACTACCGCGGGGCTGCCGACGACCTGGCCGTCGTAGAACAGGCCCCCGGCCGTGACTGGTTCGGCGGCCACCGTATACGCTCCGGGTTGGAGGTTGGGGAGTGAAGTGCTCCCGATTATGCGATGCAGCTCTCCGGATGGATCGGTCACCGTGACCCCAGGCGCTGTACCGGTCGGCAAGCCCGTGACGCTCACGTCCAGGGTGCCCGTCGAGCGGCCGGCCACCTGGACGGTCAGCTCCTGGGTCACGTCGGACTCGCCTGCGGCGCTGTGGGCCGTGAGCCGGAAGACGATAGTGAGACTGTCGGTGCCTGGGTTGGCGGGCACCTCAATGGTTGCGGTCTGCGCCCCCGTGTGGGGCTCGGGGAGTCCAACCAGGCCGCTGGAGGGGGTAGCCGTCAGGGTGAAGTCACGTGCCCCTGGAGCCGCCCAGGAGAGCACGAGGCGCCCGCCCTCGGACGGCAGCGCGGCCCGGTCGGCCGAGAAAGTGGTGATCCGGAACGCCACAGGGACGGGGGCGTAGCGCACCTGCACCGTTGCCGTCTGACTGCTCTCCACGTGGGCTGGACTCCCCTCGACGGTGGCGTGATAGGACACGTCGCCAGCGGTCACGTCGTCGGCGGTGACCTTGTAGGTGCCGGGCACCTGCTGAGTGAGCGTGGTGGGGCCGGTCGCGGCGCTGATCTGGCCGTCGGGGGCCGTCACGTGGAGCGCGGCCGGCACGCCTGCGGGCAGGCCAGTCACGTCGAGCTGCAGCGTGCCGGTCTGGACGGAGGGTGGAGACGTGACCGGGGGCGTGACTGGAGTCGGGCCAGCACTGCTCGGGTTGTCGCCGCCACAGGCGACCATCCCCAGAAGCAGCATGCCCACAAGGAAATGAAGAGTTCTGAAGTGCAATCTCACATTTTTATCATGCCCTGGGTGGGGCGTGGACGTCTGTCGATATTTTCCCATCCACACGGTGTCGATGATCGTCTGTGAGGTTCACGCTCAACGTCCACGGGTTGTCGGGGAGCAGCGGAAGCAGGCCATCGGTGACGTCTTGTGGAGAGAGTCGAGTATCGTGGCTGGCCCCGGTGGGCTTGGTGCAGCTGGGCAGCGTGGCCTGCTGCTGCCCGGATCGGCCTGAGGGCTGGAAAAACACAACGTCTTGCAGCGCCCCTGATTCGTCTTTGACCCTTCGTTATCGCAAAGCTCAAGCCGTTCAGCGGCGCTTGACCGGCGCGCGCTCTTGGGGTCGAGTTCACCTTAGTTCCTGGGCGGTTCGGCCCTGACAGAGGCAATGCTCAAGCCCGGTCCTCAGCGGCGAACACAGCGGGTCAGACTGGTCCTGCGGGCAGCTGCTTCAGCAGGTTGACCGTTTCAATCATGGCCATCACCGCCTCGCCGCCCTTGTTCCCGGCCTTGATCCCGGCGCGGTTCAGGGCCTGCTCCACGGTGTCGGTGGTCAGCACGCCGAACGCCACGGGCACGCCGGTCTGGAGTGAGGTGTTCAGGATGCCGGTGGCCGCGCCGCCCGCCACGAAATCGTAATGATCGGTGTCGCCCTTGATCACGGCCCCCAGGCAGATCACGGCGTCGTACCCGCCAGACTCGGCCAGCCTGCGGGCAATCAGCGGCACCTCGTACGCGCCGGGGACGAGGTAGTGGTCCAGGTGTTCGGTCTTCCCGCCATGCTGAACGAAGGCGAGTTCGG contains:
- the ribH gene encoding 6,7-dimethyl-8-ribityllumazine synthase; the encoded protein is MNRIEAHLLATDLKFAMISTRWNHLIVDRLVEGAELAFVQHGGKTEHLDHYLVPGAYEVPLIARRLAESGGYDAVICLGAVIKGDTDHYDFVAGGAATGILNTSLQTGVPVAFGVLTTDTVEQALNRAGIKAGNKGGEAVMAMIETVNLLKQLPAGPV